In Oryza brachyantha chromosome 1, ObraRS2, whole genome shotgun sequence, the following are encoded in one genomic region:
- the LOC102703448 gene encoding rhamnogalacturonan I rhamnosyltransferase 1-like, whose amino-acid sequence AAAGLGGRRRRAWRWAMRAAASAVVWTAVVQLASIAGLWRPRVLADCGGGGGAAGLAALAGEDRVAARLSPPALVPRRIYKSNGYLLVTCNGGLNQMRAGICDMVTIARYLNLTLVVPELDKRSFWADPSDFGDIFDVSHFINSLRDELMIVKELPMKLQLKTKRRLYSMPPVSWSNETYYLKRVLHLARKHKVIHFNKTDARLANNGLPLQLQRLRCRVNFEALRFTPQIEALGRKLISILRKNGQFVVLHLRYEMDMLSFSGCTHGCSDEETQELTRMRYAYPWWKEKEIDSEVKRFQGLCPLTPEEITLVLKALGFTKDTLIYIASGEIYGGEKRLAALKAAYPRLVRKEKLLSPDELQPFQNHSTQMAALDYMVSIASDVFIPSYDGNMARVVEGHRRYTGFRKTIVLDRMKLVELLDNFQGGAMSWNEFSAAVKEAHQHRMGQPMDRKVIPGRPKEEDYFYANPQECLGAKEELRDIL is encoded by the exons gcggcggcggggcttggcgggcggcggaggcgagcgtGGCGGTGGGCgatgcgggcggcggcgagcgccgtgGTGTGGACGGCGGTGGTGCAGCTGGCGTCGATCGCGGGGCTGTGGAGGCCGCGGGTGCTCGCcgactgcggcggcggagggggcgcCGCGGggctcgccgcgctcgccggcgaggaccGCGTCGCGGCGaggctgtcgccgccggcgctcgtGCCGAGGA GAATCTATAAGAGCAATGGCTATTTACTAGTTACTTGCAATGGAGGACTTAATCAAATGCGAGCTGGG ATTTGTGATATGGTCACTATAGCTCGCTATTTGAATCTAACATTAGTGGTCCCTGAACTGGATAAAAGATCTTTTTGGGCTGATCCAAG tGATTTTGGAGATATATTTGACGTCAGTCACTTCATTAATTCGTTAAGAGACGAGCTGATGATTGTTAAGGAACTTCCTATGAAACTCCAGCTAAAAACTAAGAGAAGACTTTACTCAATGCCACCTGTGAGCTGGTCCAATGAGACATACTATCTAAAGagg GTATTACATCTTGCAAGGAAGCACAAAGTAATCCACTTCAATAAAACAGACGCCCGCCTTGCAAACAATGGTCTTCCTCTCCAGCTCCAAAGGTTGCGTTGTCGTGTCAACTTTGAAGCTTTGAGATTCACCCCACAGATTGAGGCCCTTGGCCGTAAACTTATCTCCATCCTTCGGAAAAATGGGCAGTTTGTTGTTCTTCACTTACGGTACGAAATGGATATGCTTTCGTTTTCGGGCTGCACACATGGCTGTTCTGATGAAGAAACTCAAGAGCTCACTAGAATGAG ATATGCTTATCCATGgtggaaagaaaaggagattGATTCTGAGGTTAAGAGGTTTCAGGGACTTTGCCCCCTCACACCTGAGGAAATTACTCTCGTGCTTAAGGCTCTAGGATTTACAAAGGATACACTGATTTATATAGCCTCTGGTGAAATATATGGAGGTGAAAAGCGGTTGGCAGCTTTGAAGGCTGCATATCCTAGATTG GTAAGGAAGGAGAAACTTTTGTCTCCTGATGAACTGCAGCCATTCCAGAACCATTCAACCCAGATGGCAGCACTGGACTACATGGTTTCAATTGCAAGCGATGTTTTCATCCCCAGCTATGATGGGAATATGGCAAGGGTCGTTGAGGGTCATCGCAG GTACACGGGCTTCCGCAAGACCATCGTATTGGACAGGATGAAACTTGTTGAACTTTTGGATAATTTCCAAGGAGGGGCAATGTCCTGGAATGAATTCTCTGCTGCTGTGAAGGAGGCACACCAGCATCGCATGGGCCAGCCAATGGACAGAAAGGTCATCCCTGGCCGGCCCAAGGAAGAGGACTATTTCTACGCTAATCCCCAGGAATGCCTTGGTGCCAAGGAGGAATTAAGAGATATTTTATGA
- the LOC102703741 gene encoding dihydrolipoyllysine-residue acetyltransferase component of acetoin cleaving system-like: MGFAVSLINAMFRRAFTSAGLRPHSAVVDDDGTTLHFWAHRSLLPSSKNGAAAAGGSKETTTRRPVVVLVHGFGPDPTWQWGVQVGPLSRHFDLVVPTLLFFGASATRAAARSDAFQAAAVAALLTGGAHLPGLNGADGKRRLVHVVGTSYGGLVARHLARALDGRAETAVGKVVLCDADLAKGPDDDAALAAKGGVAEVTELMAPADGKALRRLMALCVHRPPKFIPECLVRDLLRKYFADKREEKIQLIKGIITEQDDSQLNSPLPQEVLIIWGEFDQIFPVEKAHKVKEILGEKATLKIIPNTGHLAHQEDPKMFNDILLKFLLPSVVASDAK; encoded by the exons ATGGGGTTCGCCGTGTCGCTCATCAACGCCATGTTCCGGCGGGCGTTCACctccgccggcctccgcccgcactccgccgtcgtcgacgacgacggcaccaCGCTGCACTTCTGGGCGCAccgctctctcctcccctcctccaagaatggcgcggcggcggcggggggctcgaaggagacgacgacgcggcggccggtggtggTGCTCGTCCATGGCTTCGGGCCGGACCCCACGTGGCAGTGGGGGGTGCAGGTGGGCCCGCTCTCCCGCCACTTCGACCTCGTGGTCCCGACCCTCCTCTTCTTCGGCGCCTCCGccacgcgcgccgcggcgcgaTCCGACGCCTtccaggccgccgccgtcgccgcgctcctcaccggcggcgctcACCTCCCGGGCCTCAACGGCGCCGACGGGAAACGCCGGCTGGTGCACGTGGTGGGCACCAGCTACGGCGGGCTGGTGGCGCGGCACctggcgcgggcgctggacGGCAGggcggagacggcggtggGGAAGGTGGTGCTCTGCGACGCCGACCTGGCCAAGggccccgacgacgacgcggcgctggcggcgaagggcggcgtGGCGGAGGTGACGGAGCTGATGGCTCCGGCCGACGGCAAGGCGCTCCGGCGGCTCATGGCGCTCTGCGTCCACCGCCCGCCCAAGTTCATCCCCGAGTGCCTCGTCCGCGACCTCCTCcgg AAATATTTCGCGGACAAAAGAGAGGAGAAGATCCAACTGATCAAGGGGATCATCACCGAGCAAGACGACTCGCAGCTTAATTCTCCTCTTCCTCAG GAAGTTCTTATCATCTGGGGGGAGTTCGACCAGATCTTTCCTGTGGAGAAAGCACACAAAGTGAAGGA GATTCTTGGGGAGAAGGCGACGTTGAAGATAATCCCGAACACGGGGCACCTGGCGCACCAGGAGGATCCCAAGATGTTCAACGATATCCTGCTCAAGTTCTTGCTGCCTTCTGTCGTCGCCAGCGATGCAAAATAA
- the LOC102704021 gene encoding transcription factor MYB4-like, with protein MVRKPTSNRHGEAESGEAAAAAAEKERKGLWSPEEDERLYTHITRCGVSTWSSVAQLAGLRRSGKSCRLRWMNYLRPDLKKEPITDREAETIVSLQKLLGNRWSVIAAKMPGRTDNEIKNYWNSRIRKRQTAAAAAAAATAAGRAKSEPAAPPPLEKEPTANAATVEATASSPPVIPARHPVFACQLLDGGAAAVEAIQSPTATEQQRLNHAGSSESEVSACGNGGGGEDSSRDYCYSGDGDMLHLMALDDLDCYYPADLLIDVPGLLDVDAWDSELYPADSTSSSMSN; from the exons ATGGTGAGGAAGCCGACGAGCAATCGCCACGGTGAGGCCGagtccggcgaggcggcggcggcggcggcggagaaggagaggaaggggttGTGGTCaccggaggaggacgagcgcCTCTACACCCACATCACCCGCTGCGGCGTCTCCACTTGGAGCTCCGTCGCGCAGCTCGCAG GGCTGAGGCGTAGCGGCAAGAGCTGCAGGCTGAGATGGATGAACTACCTAAGGCCGGACCTGAAGAAGGAGCCCATCACCGATCGAGAGGCGGAGACCATCGTCTCCCTGCAGAAACTCCTCGGCAACAG GTGGTCGGTGATCGCGGCGAAGATGCCAGGCAGGACGGACAACGAGATCAAGAACTACTGGAACTCCCGCATCAGGAAGCGCcagaccgccgccgccgccgccgccgccgccaccgcagccGGCCGAGCTAAAAGCGAgccggcagcgccgccgcccctggAGAAGGAACCGACGGCCAATGCGGCCACAGTGGAAGCGACGGCATCGTCTCCTCCAGTGATCCCAGCGAGGCACCCGGTGTTCGCGTGCCAACTGCTCGacggaggcgccgccgccgtcgaagccATACAGTCGCCGACCGCGACAGAGCAGCAGCGGCTGAACCACGCCGGCTCATCGGAGAGCGAGGTGAGCGCctgcggcaacggcggcggcggcgaggactccTCCCGGGACTACTGCTActccggcgacggtgacaTGCTCCACCTCATGGCGCTCGATGACCTCGACTGCTACTACCCGGCCGACTTGCTCATCGATGTGCCCGGATTGCTTGATGTTGATGCATGGGATAGCGAACTGTACCCTGCAGATTCGACGAGTAGCTCGATGAGCAATTGA